One Planctomycetaceae bacterium genomic window, CTGCGGTCGACGGAAAAACGTATTCCGTCAGCGACTTCAAAGACGCGAAAATGCTGGTCGTGATCTTCACCTGCAATCACTGTCCAACCGCGCAGGCATATGAAGATCGCGTATTGAAACTCGACGCCGACTATCGCGATCGGGGAGTCAGGCTGATTGCGATTTCACCGAACGATCCGCTTGCGGTCCGGCTGGACGAACTGGGTTACACGGACGTCGGCGATTCTCTGGACGACATGAAGTACCACGCCAGGCGCCGGGGATACACGTTTCCGTATCTGTACGATGGCGAGACTCAGCGTGTTTCAACGGCGTTTGGCGTGCTGGCGACGCCGCACGTGTTTGTCTTTGACAAAGACCGCCGACTGCGCTACCAGGGTCGGATCGACGATGAGGAAGTCAAGACGCCGACGTCCCACGATGCTCGTAATGCAATCGACGCACTGTTGGCGGGCAGGCCGGTTCCCGTGGAAACGACACGGGTCTTTGGCTGTTCCACCAAATGGGCCGACAAGCGAGATTCCGCCAGGCAGGCGGTGGAGAAATGGAATGCCGAACCGGTCGAACTGACAACGGTCGACGCAGCGAAGCTGAAGGAAATTGTTGCCAACCGGACGGAGAACTACCGGCTGGTCAACCTTTGGTCGATCACCTGCATTCCCTGCATCGCCGAACAGCCGGAGTTCGTCACGATCAACCGCATGTATCGCGGCCGGCACTTCGAAATGTTCACGCTGAACACTGACGATGTGGAACGCAGCGACACGGCGCTGAAGTTTCTGAAGAAGAATAAGGTGTCGAGCGAAAATCTGATTTTCACCGGCGGCAGTCGTGACGAACTGGCAGAGATCGTCGATGCCGAATGGCAGGGGCCGTTACCGTATACCCTTCTGATCGAACCCGGCGGAAAAATCGTCCGACGCTGGAAGGGTGAGATTGATCCGCAGGAAGTCAAGACAACTCTGGCGGACCTGCTCGGCCGCACTTACGCCAGCAGGAAGCAGTAGTGCGGCGTCAGGCGGCCTCGATAGGTCGTGTGCCACTGGCCGTGCCAGTGCTCTGCAACCTTGAACACACTGGCGCAGCCAGTGGCACACATCAAAAATACGATGGACAAGGCAGTCGTCAGTGCCGGCCTGCGGACACGCCAGGTAGCAGTCTCGCCAAGGTGCGAATTGCTCGCCAACGCTTTGCGCGATCTGGAGTCACATTCCCGGGATCATGCTGAAGACCTTGTCGATGACGTCTCTCGGGATCGTCACGTTCAGTGTCACCACCGAGCCGCTGCTGGTGACGGAG contains:
- a CDS encoding redoxin domain-containing protein; translated protein: MLRTTAITSCGLLVFAYALVPIAAAKDVEPLAIGSKIPDFSLPAVDGKTYSVSDFKDAKMLVVIFTCNHCPTAQAYEDRVLKLDADYRDRGVRLIAISPNDPLAVRLDELGYTDVGDSLDDMKYHARRRGYTFPYLYDGETQRVSTAFGVLATPHVFVFDKDRRLRYQGRIDDEEVKTPTSHDARNAIDALLAGRPVPVETTRVFGCSTKWADKRDSARQAVEKWNAEPVELTTVDAAKLKEIVANRTENYRLVNLWSITCIPCIAEQPEFVTINRMYRGRHFEMFTLNTDDVERSDTALKFLKKNKVSSENLIFTGGSRDELAEIVDAEWQGPLPYTLLIEPGGKIVRRWKGEIDPQEVKTTLADLLGRTYASRKQ